One window of Mesorhizobium sp. WSM4904 genomic DNA carries:
- the mraY gene encoding phospho-N-acetylmuramoyl-pentapeptide-transferase, producing MLTLLVDFADKISAFNVFRYITFRTGGALITSALIVFIFGPTIINSLRLRQGKGQPIRADGPQTHFKKAGTPTMGGLMILSGIIGSSLLWANLSSIYVWVVLLVTVGFGSIGFYDDYLKVTKQSHLGFSGKARLAIEFVVAGIAAWVIMHNGQAPFSSSLTFPFAKEFLINLGWFFVPFSCFVIVGAGNAVNLTDGLDGLAIVPIMIAAASFGVIAYLSGNAVFAEYLQIHFVPGTGELAVVLGAVIGAGLGFLWFNAPPAAIFMGDTGSLAMGGLIGTIAVATKHEIVLVIVGGLFVVEILSVIVQVGYFKMTGKRVFLMAPIHHHFEKLGWTESQVVIRFWIIAVILALVGLSTLKLR from the coding sequence ATGCTCACTTTACTCGTTGATTTCGCGGACAAGATCTCGGCCTTCAATGTCTTCCGCTACATCACTTTTCGCACCGGCGGCGCGCTGATCACGTCGGCGCTGATCGTCTTCATATTCGGGCCGACGATCATCAATTCGCTGCGGCTTCGCCAAGGCAAGGGCCAGCCGATCCGCGCCGACGGACCGCAGACGCATTTCAAGAAGGCGGGAACGCCGACCATGGGCGGGCTGATGATCCTGTCCGGCATCATCGGCTCTTCGCTCCTGTGGGCGAACCTTTCCAGCATCTATGTCTGGGTGGTGCTTCTGGTCACCGTCGGCTTCGGCTCGATCGGCTTCTACGACGATTATCTCAAGGTCACCAAGCAGTCGCATCTGGGCTTTTCCGGCAAGGCGCGGCTGGCGATCGAATTCGTCGTCGCCGGCATCGCCGCCTGGGTGATCATGCATAATGGTCAGGCGCCGTTCTCGTCCTCGCTGACCTTCCCCTTCGCCAAGGAATTCCTGATCAATCTCGGCTGGTTCTTCGTGCCGTTCTCCTGCTTCGTCATCGTCGGCGCGGGCAATGCGGTGAACCTGACCGACGGCCTCGACGGCCTGGCGATCGTGCCCATCATGATCGCGGCGGCATCCTTCGGCGTCATCGCCTATCTTTCCGGTAACGCGGTCTTCGCCGAATACCTGCAGATCCACTTCGTTCCCGGCACCGGCGAACTCGCCGTCGTGCTCGGCGCGGTGATCGGCGCCGGCCTCGGCTTCCTGTGGTTCAACGCCCCGCCGGCCGCGATCTTCATGGGCGACACCGGCTCGCTGGCGATGGGTGGCCTGATCGGCACCATCGCGGTCGCCACCAAGCACGAGATCGTGCTGGTCATCGTCGGCGGCCTGTTCGTGGTGGAGATCTTGTCGGTCATCGTCCAGGTCGGCTACTTCAAGATGACCGGCAAGCGCGTCTTCCTGATGGCGCCAATCCATCACCATTTCGAAAAGCTGGGCTGGACCGAGAGCCAGGTGGTGATCCGCTTCTGGATCATCGCCGTCATCCTGGCGCTGGTCGGCCTCTCCACCCTCAAGCTCAGATAG
- a CDS encoding UDP-N-acetylmuramoylalanyl-D-glutamyl-2,6-diaminopimelate--D-alanyl-D-alanine ligase codes for MSLLWTSEALVEAMGGRPIGSLPACITGISIDSRSLEPGNAFFAIKGETMDGHDFATAAVKAGAAVLVVAEGKLPSLGRLTAPMIVVQDVLAALEKLGVAARARSRSKIIAVTGSAGKTTTKEALRHVLSAVGKVHASAQSFNNHWGVPLTLARMPQDCDYAVFEIGMNHPGEIRPLVRMVRPHVAIVTLIAAAHLGFFKNLDEIAMAKAEIFEGIEPGGAALLNRDDPRWKLLGKMAREAGVEHVFGFGENVRSAFRLVGCELHADHSDIAVKIGKKDVTARVGAPGRHIVQNVLAVLGAAQLVGANLDKVAAALADLSAERGRGRRHILRHPNGPITLIDESYNANPASMAAAMALLNATPVSGEGRRIAVLGDMLELGSHSAKLHAALAELIVGTGTRNVFLGGPEMRALADVLPSDVETEYRSGAEELKPVVMSAIRPGDVVMVKSSKGIGFSKLVEALLGKFPAEATTIEPT; via the coding sequence ATGAGCTTGCTCTGGACGTCGGAGGCACTCGTCGAGGCCATGGGAGGCAGGCCGATAGGCTCGCTGCCGGCATGCATCACCGGCATCTCCATCGACAGTCGCAGCCTCGAGCCCGGGAACGCCTTCTTCGCCATCAAGGGCGAGACGATGGACGGCCACGATTTCGCGACCGCAGCGGTGAAGGCGGGTGCTGCCGTGCTGGTCGTCGCCGAGGGCAAGCTGCCTTCGCTCGGAAGGCTTACGGCACCGATGATCGTGGTGCAGGACGTACTCGCAGCCCTTGAAAAGCTCGGCGTTGCGGCTCGCGCGCGGTCACGGTCCAAGATCATCGCGGTGACCGGTTCCGCCGGCAAGACGACGACGAAGGAAGCGCTGCGCCATGTGCTGTCGGCGGTCGGCAAAGTGCATGCCTCCGCGCAATCATTCAACAACCACTGGGGCGTGCCGCTGACCTTGGCGCGCATGCCGCAAGACTGCGACTACGCGGTTTTCGAGATCGGCATGAACCATCCGGGCGAGATCAGGCCGCTCGTCAGGATGGTCAGACCGCATGTCGCGATCGTGACGCTGATTGCCGCCGCGCATCTCGGCTTCTTCAAGAATCTCGACGAGATCGCCATGGCCAAGGCCGAGATTTTCGAGGGCATAGAGCCCGGCGGCGCAGCACTGCTCAACCGCGACGATCCGCGCTGGAAGCTGCTCGGGAAAATGGCGAGAGAGGCCGGCGTCGAGCATGTCTTCGGCTTCGGCGAAAACGTCCGCTCGGCCTTCCGCCTTGTCGGCTGCGAGCTTCATGCCGACCATTCCGACATCGCCGTCAAAATCGGCAAGAAGGACGTGACGGCCCGTGTCGGGGCGCCTGGCCGACACATCGTACAGAATGTGCTGGCCGTGTTGGGGGCCGCGCAACTGGTCGGCGCCAACCTCGACAAGGTGGCAGCAGCGCTTGCCGACCTCTCTGCCGAGCGCGGGCGCGGCAGGCGCCACATATTGCGTCATCCGAACGGCCCGATCACGCTGATCGACGAGAGCTACAATGCCAACCCGGCGTCGATGGCGGCAGCCATGGCGCTGCTGAACGCCACGCCTGTCTCAGGCGAGGGCAGGCGCATCGCCGTGCTTGGCGACATGCTGGAACTCGGCAGCCATTCGGCGAAACTCCATGCGGCACTGGCCGAGCTCATCGTCGGTACCGGGACGCGCAACGTCTTTCTCGGCGGTCCGGAGATGCGGGCGCTGGCCGACGTTCTGCCCTCCGATGTCGAAACCGAATACCGGTCAGGCGCGGAAGAGCTGAAACCGGTCGTGATGTCGGCAATCAGGCCGGGCGACGTGGTCATGGTCAAGTCGTCGAAAGGCATCGGATTTTCAAAGCTGGTCGAGGCATTGCTCGGCAAATTTCCGGCGGAAGCCACAACCATCGAACCGACCTGA
- a CDS encoding UDP-N-acetylmuramoyl-L-alanyl-D-glutamate--2,6-diaminopimelate ligase has translation MHLKDLAGILPVEGTASRDLEVTGISSDSRQVRPGVVFFALAGSKADGAAYAADAAGRGAAAIVAGRGNAISALPIPVLAVDDPRLALALSAARFFGKQPGTMVAVTGTSGKTSVAAFTRQIWEQAGFAAASIGTTGVVAPGRNEYGSLTTPDPVALHRLLKELADAGVTHASMEASSHGLDQRRLDGVKLAAGGFTNLGRDHMDYHPTVEDYHRAKLRLFDTLLPKGAPAVIFADDPWSEPTIHAARTSGLNVLTVGRHGEFLTLKRVEHERRRQRAEVEADGVLYEIDLPLAGDFQIANALVSAGLAISTGTSAGKALAALEKLKGAPGRLDLVGTTAAGAPVYVDYAHKPDALENVLSSVRPFTTGRVVVVFGCGGDRDRGKRPIMGEIATRLADVVIVTDDNPRTEIPETIRAAILAAAPGAIEIGDRRKAIHEAVAMLHAGDTLIVAGKGHEEGQTIGTETFHFSDHEEVREALQERVA, from the coding sequence ATGCATCTGAAAGATCTAGCCGGTATCCTGCCTGTCGAGGGGACAGCTTCCCGCGATCTGGAGGTTACCGGAATTTCCTCCGATTCCCGCCAGGTAAGACCGGGCGTCGTCTTCTTCGCGCTTGCCGGCAGCAAGGCCGATGGCGCGGCCTACGCGGCTGACGCCGCCGGCCGCGGTGCTGCGGCGATCGTCGCCGGCCGCGGCAACGCGATCTCGGCACTGCCGATTCCGGTTCTTGCCGTGGACGATCCGCGCCTGGCATTGGCGCTGAGCGCCGCGCGCTTCTTCGGCAAGCAACCCGGGACGATGGTCGCCGTCACCGGCACCAGCGGCAAGACGTCGGTTGCCGCGTTCACCCGTCAGATCTGGGAGCAGGCGGGTTTTGCCGCCGCGTCGATCGGGACGACGGGCGTGGTGGCGCCAGGGCGCAACGAGTATGGTTCTCTGACCACGCCGGATCCGGTGGCGCTGCACAGACTGCTCAAGGAATTGGCGGATGCAGGCGTCACCCACGCTTCGATGGAAGCCTCCAGTCACGGCCTCGATCAGCGCCGTCTCGACGGCGTAAAACTGGCAGCCGGGGGTTTCACCAATCTCGGTCGCGACCACATGGACTACCATCCGACGGTCGAGGACTATCATCGCGCCAAGCTGCGGCTGTTCGACACGCTGCTGCCGAAGGGCGCGCCGGCAGTGATCTTCGCCGACGATCCCTGGTCGGAGCCGACGATTCATGCCGCGCGAACATCTGGCCTGAACGTGCTGACCGTCGGCCGCCATGGCGAATTCCTCACGCTCAAGCGCGTCGAGCATGAGCGGCGGCGCCAGCGTGCCGAGGTCGAGGCCGACGGCGTGCTTTACGAGATCGACCTGCCACTGGCCGGCGATTTCCAGATCGCCAATGCGCTGGTTTCGGCCGGTCTTGCGATCTCGACTGGAACATCGGCCGGCAAAGCCTTGGCAGCATTGGAGAAACTGAAAGGCGCGCCCGGCCGGCTCGACCTTGTCGGTACGACGGCAGCCGGCGCTCCGGTCTATGTCGACTACGCGCATAAGCCCGACGCGCTGGAGAACGTGCTCTCTTCGGTGCGTCCCTTCACCACGGGCCGCGTCGTCGTCGTGTTCGGCTGCGGCGGCGATCGCGACCGCGGCAAGCGGCCGATCATGGGCGAGATCGCCACCCGGCTCGCCGACGTCGTTATCGTCACCGACGACAATCCGCGCACCGAAATTCCGGAAACCATTCGCGCGGCAATCCTTGCCGCCGCTCCCGGCGCCATCGAGATCGGCGACCGCCGCAAGGCGATCCATGAGGCGGTCGCCATGCTTCATGCCGGCGACACGCTGATCGTTGCCGGCAAGGGGCATGAAGAAGGCCAGACGATCGGCACCGAGACTTTCCACTTCTCCGACCATGAGGAAGTGCGCGAGGCGCTCCAGGAGCGCGTCGCATGA
- a CDS encoding penicillin-binding protein 2 yields the protein MISRLPRIGNLLKRRKKVAEDGSIVVDAARKATGGKAKTRIVMTMAVFFTIYSTIAGRLVYLGLQNPDMSGGPQSRVTASRPDIVDRNGEVLATDIKTASLFAEPRRIVDADEAIEKLSTVLPEIDYEQTYHKLKSGAGFVWLQRQLTPKQQADIMALGIPGLGFRTEKRRFYPSGETSSYVVGLTNIDNQGISGMEKYIDDQGLTDLQASGLAVARDLKPVKLSIDLRVQHVVRDEVATGMERFHAIAAGAVVLNIKTGEVLAMASVPDFDPNNPYNAQDKDRLNRMSAGLYEMGSTFKSFTTGMALDSGKVTLESRFDASRPIRIGRQTIHDFHSKGRVLSVPEVFIYSSNIGSAKEAEAVGIEGHREFLHRLGVLEKMQTELPEVARPTEPKVWKQVNSITIAFGHGVSTTPLQTAVGCAALMSGYLIEPTFLPRTAEQAMEVAKRVVKDKTVEGMRYLYALNAEKGSGKNARVPGYRVGGKTGTAEKVVNGRYSKDKNFNAFVAAFPMDDPQYIVLTIADEPKPEKPGMGATAASNAGIMAANIIRRAASMLGVKPDFSHENGATLVSYQ from the coding sequence ATGATCAGCAGGCTTCCAAGGATCGGTAACCTGCTGAAACGTCGAAAGAAGGTGGCTGAGGACGGCTCGATCGTCGTCGACGCCGCCCGTAAGGCGACTGGCGGCAAGGCCAAAACCCGCATCGTCATGACGATGGCGGTGTTCTTCACCATCTATTCGACGATTGCCGGCCGGCTGGTCTATCTCGGCCTGCAGAATCCGGACATGTCCGGCGGCCCGCAAAGCCGCGTCACGGCCTCACGGCCGGATATCGTCGATCGCAATGGCGAGGTGCTGGCGACCGACATCAAGACCGCATCGCTGTTCGCCGAGCCGCGCCGCATCGTCGATGCCGACGAGGCGATCGAGAAGCTCTCGACGGTGCTTCCCGAGATCGACTATGAGCAGACCTATCACAAGCTCAAGAGCGGCGCCGGCTTCGTCTGGTTGCAGCGGCAGCTGACGCCGAAGCAGCAGGCCGACATCATGGCGCTCGGCATTCCCGGCCTTGGCTTCCGCACCGAAAAGCGCCGCTTCTATCCGAGCGGCGAGACGTCTTCCTACGTTGTCGGGCTCACCAACATCGACAATCAGGGCATCTCCGGCATGGAGAAATATATCGACGACCAGGGTCTGACCGACCTGCAGGCGTCGGGACTGGCGGTGGCCAGAGACCTGAAGCCGGTGAAGCTGTCGATCGATCTGCGCGTCCAGCACGTGGTGCGCGACGAGGTAGCGACCGGCATGGAGCGGTTCCACGCGATAGCTGCGGGCGCGGTCGTCCTCAACATCAAGACCGGCGAAGTGCTGGCCATGGCCTCGGTGCCGGATTTCGATCCCAACAATCCCTACAACGCCCAGGACAAGGACCGGCTGAACCGCATGTCGGCCGGCCTCTACGAGATGGGCTCGACCTTCAAGAGCTTCACCACAGGCATGGCGCTCGACTCGGGCAAGGTGACGCTGGAGAGCCGCTTCGACGCGTCGCGTCCGATCAGGATCGGCCGGCAGACCATCCATGACTTCCACAGCAAGGGCCGTGTGCTTTCGGTGCCTGAAGTGTTCATCTATTCGTCCAACATCGGCTCGGCCAAGGAAGCCGAGGCTGTCGGCATCGAAGGGCATCGCGAGTTCCTGCATCGGCTTGGCGTGCTCGAAAAGATGCAGACGGAATTGCCGGAAGTGGCGCGCCCGACCGAGCCAAAAGTCTGGAAGCAGGTCAATTCGATCACCATCGCCTTCGGCCATGGCGTCTCGACGACGCCGCTGCAGACCGCCGTCGGCTGCGCCGCGCTGATGAGCGGCTACCTGATCGAGCCGACCTTCTTGCCGCGCACGGCAGAACAGGCGATGGAAGTGGCCAAAAGGGTGGTCAAGGACAAGACCGTCGAAGGGATGCGCTATCTCTACGCGCTCAACGCCGAGAAGGGTTCCGGCAAGAACGCCAGGGTTCCGGGCTACCGTGTCGGCGGCAAGACCGGCACAGCGGAGAAGGTCGTCAACGGACGCTACTCGAAGGACAAGAACTTCAATGCCTTCGTCGCCGCTTTCCCGATGGACGATCCACAATATATCGTGCTGACGATCGCCGACGAGCCGAAGCCGGAAAAGCCCGGCATGGGGGCCACCGCCGCCTCGAACGCGGGCATCATGGCAGCCAACATCATCAGGCGTGCGGCTTCCATGCTTGGCGTGAAGCCAGATTTCAGCCATGAAAATGGTGCAACGCTGGTTTCCTATCAGTGA